CGTGGAACCGATTTTAGGTGAAAGTGGAATCATTCCTCTGACAAAAAACTTTCTCACTCTTTCCAGAGAATTGACCGCAGAAAACGACGCGTTACTCATCTTTGACGAAATCCAAACCGGGATGGGAAGAACGGGAACGTTATTCGCCTTCGAAACATTGGGCTTTACTCCGGATGCGATGACACTCGCGAAAGGACTTGGTTCGGGTTTTCCGATCGGCGCGTTGATCGTAGGAGAGAGATACCAGGATCTTTTTACGTTAGGCTCTCACGGCTCCACCTTCGGGGGAAACCATTTAGCCGCGGCGATCGCGTACGAAACCATTCGGATCATCCATACGAGAGAAATTCTTAACAACGTAAACGTCTGTTCGGATGTTGCGTTTTCCAGATTGAATGAAATGAAAGGAAAGTATCCCGTCATCCAAGACGTAAGAGGAAAAGGACTTCATATCGGTGTCGAATTGGCGATTCCTTCCAGACCGGTTGCGGAAGCCTTGCTGAAAGCGGGACTCGTAGTCAATGCAACGGCGGAGAACGTAATTCGGATCATGCCTCCTCTCACGATTTCCACGGACTTTTTAAATCAAGGTCTGGATATTTTCGAATCCGTAATCAAACAAAATTAACAAGGATCCAAAAAAGAATGAAGAACGTAGCTGTACTTTCCGGAGACGGAATCGGTCCGGAAGTAATGGAGGTAGCACTCTCCGTTTTGAAAAAAGCTCTCGGCGCCAAGGCTTCCGAGTTTAACTTTAAAGAAGGATATGTGGGTGGAATCGCAATCGACAAGACCGGGCATCCCCTTCCACCCGAAACTCTCAAACTCTGTGAAGAATCCCAGGCGATTCTTTTTGGAAGTGTGGGCGGCCCAAAATGGGAAACCCTACCGCCGGAAAAACAACCGGAACGAGGAGCTCTCCTCCCACTTCGCAAACACTTCGATTTGTTTGCAAATCTCAGACCCGCGATCATCTATCCCGAATTGAAGAATGCTTCGCCCGTTCGCGCCGATATCATCGGTGACGGACTGGATATTCTCATCCTAAGAGAATTGACGGGAGGAATCTACTTCGGACAACCGAAAGGGAGAGAAGGATCCGGGCAGGAAGAATTCGCCTACGATACGATGAAATATTCCAGAAGAGAAATCGAAAGGATTACCAGAGTAGCATTCCAAGCCGCTCGTAAAAGAAATAATAAAGTGACAAGCATCGACAAGGCAAACGTCTTGACGACTTCCGTTTTTTGGAAAGAAGTTGTCATCGATCTGCATCAGAAAGAATTTTCTGACGTCCAATTGAATCATCTCTACGTGGACAACGCGGCGATGCAGTTGATCGTAAACCCGAAACAATTCGACGTGATACTGTGTGAGAACATGTTCGGCGATATTCTTTCGGACGAGGCCTCCATCATCACCGGCTCGATCGGAATGTTACCTTCTGCTTCCTTATCGGAATCAGGCTTCGGATTGTATGAACCATCGGGTGGTTCCGCTCCCGACATCGCAGGAAAAGGTGTCGCGAATCCGATTGCTCAGGTTTTGAGCGCGGCTCTGATGTTGCGTTATTCTTTTTCCATGGAAGAAGAAGCTGGCAAAATAGAAACAGCGGTTCGTAAAACGATCGCTACCGGAAAAAGAACCAGAGACATCGCGGAGTCCGGATCTACGGTCGTTGGAACAAAAGAAATCGGTCAGATAATCGAATCCTTTCTCTAAAAAGAGGTTAAAGTATGAAAGCAGGTGTAGCTCCGAACGGAAGACCTTATCAGGTATTGATTGCCGAGAACTCAAGATTTCAGGCCAAACAACTCGCTCAAATTTTAGAATCGGAAGGATATCAGGTCATCGGATTTGCGGAAAACGGAAAGGAACTCGTTAAACTCTACGATGAACATCGATTAGTCGATTTGATCACATTGGATCTGAATCTTCCAGTCATGGATGGATTCGCTACTTTTTTTGAGATCAAAGAAAAGGGCGTTCTTCCCAGAATCGTTCTGGTGTCCGAAGAGAACACACCAGCGGTCCTCAAATATCTCGTGGACGAGGGAGCGATGGACTACATTCCGAAACCGGTAAAACGGGAGAAGGTTTTGGAAAAAGTCAACGCGGCGATCAAGAAAATTCCAAAAGTCTAATCTTCATTCCAAATCAAATTCAGATTTCTTCCGAGGTCCTTTTGGCGATGACTGAAGAAATCTGAATTTTTCTCCATCGTACAAATTCCGGAAGAATCGAGATTCACTCGAATCCGATTCTTTTCCAATCGAAATCTCAGAAAGGATTCCAAATCCAAAAGACTTTTCCCTTCGAGCGAAGACTTCAAACAAGCAGAATATTCGGAACGAAACAGGGACGCAACGTCTTCCCCCACTTCGTAGCGGATTCCGGAAGCACAGGGTCCGAGAAAACCGAACAAAGAACCGTCAACGATTTCGTTTTTAGAAAAACATTCTAAGATCGTTTTCTCCGCGATTCCGGCTAACGTTCCTTTCCATCCCGAATGCACCACTGCGAATTTCTCGCTACGGGATGACCAAAAAAAGATCGGCATACAATCCGCCGTCTTTACACAAAGTATTTTTTGGGATTCTTCTCCGATCAAAGCGTCCGCCATTGGAAAGGCAAATTCTGGGATTTCGGATGCAGGGAGAATCGTATCTCCGTGCACCTGATTCAAAAGAAAAATCGAAGATTCTTTTTGTCCGGTATATTTTGAAATTTCCTTTCTCTGAGAATTCGGTTCCAGAGAAAGATTCGGAAGTTCTTTTTTCCCGAGGATCAAAATGCGGATTTTTTTTCCGTTTGCGATCGGGAAGGAATGAGACAAGGCCATCGAAACCGAAAGTAAATCCGCCTTAGAAACTGACGAGTGTTAAAGTACGTGATCTAAAGAAACCCTTCTCCGAGACTGGAAAAACCAGATTCATGAAACCGAATTTCGCTCAAAAACCAAAGGTCAAGATCTGCGGAATCCGAGATCTTGAAATCGCTAAACTTTGCAAGGAAGAAGGCGCCGATTTCGTAGGACTCAATTTTGCCCCTTCCAGTCCGAGAAAGATCGATATCGCGACCGCACGGAAGATCATTCAATTCTATAAGTCTCAAATGGATTCTCCCCAGGTTGTTTTGCTCTTTTATAAAAATTCTCCAGAAGAAATTCGAACGATTCGTAGCGCCCTTTCTCATGATTATGTGCAATGGGTCTGGGACGATCCGGAGCTTGCGTCCATCTATCGAATCGAACTTCTCGGAGAAAACCAGATTTGTTCGTATCGCGTCGACAAACAGATCTTAGATGGGGATTTGAATTCCGTCCCGGGAGAATTTCTGATCTTGGACAGTTATTCCAAGGGCGCGGGCGGCGGCACCGGAGAAAGTTTTAACTGGGACTTCGTCTCGAAAGTCACGAGAAAGTTTTTGCTCGCGGGGGGCTTGAATCCGGAGAACGTAGCTTCGGCGATCGCAAAAGTAAAACCCTTTGGAGTCGACGTTGCGAGCGGAGTCGAATCCTCTCCCGGTCAAAAAGATCCGCAAAAAATAATCGATTTTATCAGGAACGCAAAATCAGTCTTATGAGTTTAGAAACCACAGGAACCTCCGCTGAATACTGGAGTGATCTCGCAGACGCGCTCAACACTCCAATGATGAAACAGTTTCTTGCGATCAAGAAAGACTTTCCGGATACGATTCTCTTTTTTCGGATGGGTGACTTTTATGAAATGTTCTTAGAAGACGCAAAGGTTGCCTCTTCGATCTTAGACATCGCACTTACCAAAAGACAAAACGCGGTGCCTATGTGCGGGATTCCTTATCATTCCAAAGACAATTATATTTCCAGGCTCCTCAGTGCGGGAAAAAAAATCGCAATCTGCGAACAATCCAAATCGGACGATCCCGGTTCCAAACTCATGACGCGGGATGTGGTACGGATCATCACACCGGGAACGGTCATCGAAGAGAACCTTCTTTCCGGATATCAGAACAACTATCTCGCGGTTCTCCATCTTAAAAAAAGTCTGATTTATTTTGCGATGGCGGACTTTTCCACGGGAGAATTATTTTATTCTTCCGCGTCGATCACCGGTTTGGAACGACTGATCGCCGAACTCGAAAAGTTTCGTCCTTCCGAAATCTGTGTTCCGAAATCCGAAGTTTCTTTTTTCAAAGACCTCGAATACTTTAAGAATCGTGAATTTACTTTATTGCCGGATCAGCCCGAAGTTACGGAAAAGGACCCCTTCCACATACTTTCTTTGTATTTAGACGAATACATCCGAGAAACCTATCGGGACAACAAACTCATCCTTCGAGAACCTCGAATCTTAAGTTCCGGAAAATTTTTGGAAATGGATCGGGAAACAATTCTCAATCTGGAACTCGTGGAGAATGAAAAGGAAAAAAATCATACCCTCTATTCTATATTCAATTTTTGCAATACTGCAAAGGGAAAAAGACTTCTCAAACAGAGAATTTTGTTCCCGGAATGTGATCCTCTGATTCTCTATTCTCGTTGGGAAAAACAAGACATCCTCTTAAAAACGATTCTTGCACCGTTCGTTTCGGCGCTCAAGGATATCGGAGATCTCGAACGGATTCTCACACGTTTTCGAGGCAATCACGCGTATCCGAGAGACTTTCGCACCATCGCGAATTCCATCGCAACCGGAATCAAGTTAAAAGAAGAATTGGAAGTTCTTTCCTATCCTTTTTTGATTCCGACCGAAAAACTAAAATCTCTTTCCGAATGGATCGCTTCCAAACTGAATCCAAACGACGACCTACCCGTCATATTAGGAAACGGTCCTTTTCTTCGTTCCGGATTCTCCGCAAAGCTGGACAAGGCAAGAGAAGCCGGCGTAAAAGGAAAGGATTGGATCTTAGAATTGGAAACCGAGGAAAAAAAACGCACCGGTCTAAATACATTAAAGATTCGTTATAATAAGATCGTAGGATATTTTATAGAGATTTCAAGGGTACAAGCGGAACAGGCTCCGAAAGACTATCTCAAAAAACAAACGTTAGTTGGAAGCGAACGATTTACGACACCAAAGCTCGAAGAAATCGAAAGGACGATACTCGAAGCCGACGAAATCATCCAAGAGATCGAAAGAGCGGAATTCAATCTAATGGTCGAAGAAGTCCTCAAAAACGCTTCCTTTCTTTTGGAACTTTCGGAAGAGATCGGAGACTTGGATTTTCAGATCTCGACTTTGACCGCAAAGGACAAGTTCGGTTGGATTCGTCCTCAACTTTCCGAGGATCGTTCTCTGGACCTCGTCGATTCCAAACATCCGGTCGTGGAAGCGACCCTCCCACCCGGTCAGGAGTTTACTCCCAATTCTCTCTATTTGGATACGCAGGACAAAGCGATCGCGGTTCTCACGGGACCGAACATGGCGGGTAAATCGACTTTTATGAGGCAGATCGCCTTAAATCAGATTCTCTTTCAGATGGGAGCGTTTGTTCCGGCGAAATCTGCGCGACTTCCGATCGTGGATAAACTTTTTACGCGCATCGGCGCAGGTGATAATCTCACCGCGGGAGAATCCACATTTTATGTCGAGATGAAGGAAACCGCCAATATCTTAAATCACTGCACTGAAGATTCTCTGATTCTTTTTGACGAGGTTGGTCGAGGAACTTCGACTTATGACGGGATGAGCATCGCCTGGGCGATCTTAGAATATCTGTCTTCTCTTTCGATCAAACCAAAGACGATCTTTGCAACTCACTACCACGAACTCACCGAGCTGTCTCGTTTGAGCGGAATTTTCAATCTTTATCTGGAAACTCTGGAAAAGGACGACAAGGTTCTTTTCTTACGAAAGGTTCGCGCGGGAAAAGCCAAAAAGTCTTTCGGGATTTACGTGGCAAAGATCGCCGGAGTTCCGGAACCGATCGTAAAACGAGCGGCTGAACTTCTCATCGAACTCGAATCCAAAAAGAAGGAGATTCGGATCCAAGAAGCGCAACCTATGTTGTTTGTCGAAGCGGAAAAGAAAGAAACTCGTTCCGAGACGGAAGAATCGATTTTGAAACTGAAATTGGAAGAGATGACCCCGATCGAAGCCTTAAAAACCCTCGAAGACTTTCAGAAAAAATTAAGAAAACAAAAATAACAAAACGTCCATAGGCGCAAAGTCCACCCAATTGGTGATCAACTTTTTCAAACCGTCTTTTGCGTGAAAACCGATTCCAATCCCGGCTTCGTTTAACATCAGAGCGTCGTTGGCACCGTCGCCCACCGCAACCACTTGTGAAGATTCAATGTTTTCTCGATCCCGAATTTCTTTTAAGAATTCAAACTTCTTGACCTTGTCCACGATTTCTCCGGTGACAAAGCCGGTCAGAATTCCATTCTCTCTTTCTAATACGTTTGCGCGAACTTCTCCGATTCGATGTTCCTTTTGAAACATTTCCAAGATATCCGTAAAACCTCCGGAAAAAACCGCCGTTCTACTTTCCCTTTCTCTTAGACCAAAGAGTAATTTTTCAACTCCGATATTCAGAGAGAGTTTTGGATACAACTCTTCAAAGATCGTAGTAGGAAGTCCTTTGAGGTGAAGACATCTTTTTTTAAGGGCCTCGTGAAAGTCCAGATTCCCTTCCATCGCTTCCTTGGTAACGGAGGCGACTTGATCGTAAACTCCCGCGAGCCGTGCGAGTTCATCGAT
This is a stretch of genomic DNA from Leptospira stimsonii. It encodes these proteins:
- a CDS encoding aspartate aminotransferase family protein, whose amino-acid sequence is MNDTEIQKELFQHTKELAELYLINTYARYDVAFRYGVNELLFDYDNKQYIDFHSGVAVTNLGHADPDIIEVVRNQADKLFHTSNLFYSEEAAKLAELLILNSFPGKVFLTNSGTEAIEGAFKLARKYAYSKNIEDPIILSLEKSFHGRSVSGMSLTGQDKIRKGYGELLKGIEFIEPNNDEMLVSAFERYQGRIVALLVEPILGESGIIPLTKNFLTLSRELTAENDALLIFDEIQTGMGRTGTLFAFETLGFTPDAMTLAKGLGSGFPIGALIVGERYQDLFTLGSHGSTFGGNHLAAAIAYETIRIIHTREILNNVNVCSDVAFSRLNEMKGKYPVIQDVRGKGLHIGVELAIPSRPVAEALLKAGLVVNATAENVIRIMPPLTISTDFLNQGLDIFESVIKQN
- a CDS encoding polyphenol oxidase family protein, whose translation is MALSHSFPIANGKKIRILILGKKELPNLSLEPNSQRKEISKYTGQKESSIFLLNQVHGDTILPASEIPEFAFPMADALIGEESQKILCVKTADCMPIFFWSSRSEKFAVVHSGWKGTLAGIAEKTILECFSKNEIVDGSLFGFLGPCASGIRYEVGEDVASLFRSEYSACLKSSLEGKSLLDLESFLRFRLEKNRIRVNLDSSGICTMEKNSDFFSHRQKDLGRNLNLIWNED
- the leuB gene encoding 3-isopropylmalate dehydrogenase, encoding MKNVAVLSGDGIGPEVMEVALSVLKKALGAKASEFNFKEGYVGGIAIDKTGHPLPPETLKLCEESQAILFGSVGGPKWETLPPEKQPERGALLPLRKHFDLFANLRPAIIYPELKNASPVRADIIGDGLDILILRELTGGIYFGQPKGREGSGQEEFAYDTMKYSRREIERITRVAFQAARKRNNKVTSIDKANVLTTSVFWKEVVIDLHQKEFSDVQLNHLYVDNAAMQLIVNPKQFDVILCENMFGDILSDEASIITGSIGMLPSASLSESGFGLYEPSGGSAPDIAGKGVANPIAQVLSAALMLRYSFSMEEEAGKIETAVRKTIATGKRTRDIAESGSTVVGTKEIGQIIESFL
- the mutS gene encoding DNA mismatch repair protein MutS, whose protein sequence is MSLETTGTSAEYWSDLADALNTPMMKQFLAIKKDFPDTILFFRMGDFYEMFLEDAKVASSILDIALTKRQNAVPMCGIPYHSKDNYISRLLSAGKKIAICEQSKSDDPGSKLMTRDVVRIITPGTVIEENLLSGYQNNYLAVLHLKKSLIYFAMADFSTGELFYSSASITGLERLIAELEKFRPSEICVPKSEVSFFKDLEYFKNREFTLLPDQPEVTEKDPFHILSLYLDEYIRETYRDNKLILREPRILSSGKFLEMDRETILNLELVENEKEKNHTLYSIFNFCNTAKGKRLLKQRILFPECDPLILYSRWEKQDILLKTILAPFVSALKDIGDLERILTRFRGNHAYPRDFRTIANSIATGIKLKEELEVLSYPFLIPTEKLKSLSEWIASKLNPNDDLPVILGNGPFLRSGFSAKLDKAREAGVKGKDWILELETEEKKRTGLNTLKIRYNKIVGYFIEISRVQAEQAPKDYLKKQTLVGSERFTTPKLEEIERTILEADEIIQEIERAEFNLMVEEVLKNASFLLELSEEIGDLDFQISTLTAKDKFGWIRPQLSEDRSLDLVDSKHPVVEATLPPGQEFTPNSLYLDTQDKAIAVLTGPNMAGKSTFMRQIALNQILFQMGAFVPAKSARLPIVDKLFTRIGAGDNLTAGESTFYVEMKETANILNHCTEDSLILFDEVGRGTSTYDGMSIAWAILEYLSSLSIKPKTIFATHYHELTELSRLSGIFNLYLETLEKDDKVLFLRKVRAGKAKKSFGIYVAKIAGVPEPIVKRAAELLIELESKKKEIRIQEAQPMLFVEAEKKETRSETEESILKLKLEEMTPIEALKTLEDFQKKLRKQK
- the serB gene encoding phosphoserine phosphatase SerB; translation: MLLILTQNPEEIRRELLLGLGSFVSIRPEDSFLLTSARTRTNGHWSCIEWNISKKLEVQELFALRAKFAKQDSDVLQVDRLLDSKKKSLFAFDMDSTLIQQEVIDELARLAGVYDQVASVTKEAMEGNLDFHEALKKRCLHLKGLPTTIFEELYPKLSLNIGVEKLLFGLRERESRTAVFSGGFTDILEMFQKEHRIGEVRANVLERENGILTGFVTGEIVDKVKKFEFLKEIRDRENIESSQVVAVGDGANDALMLNEAGIGIGFHAKDGLKKLITNWVDFAPMDVLLFLFS
- a CDS encoding phosphoribosylanthranilate isomerase is translated as MKPNFAQKPKVKICGIRDLEIAKLCKEEGADFVGLNFAPSSPRKIDIATARKIIQFYKSQMDSPQVVLLFYKNSPEEIRTIRSALSHDYVQWVWDDPELASIYRIELLGENQICSYRVDKQILDGDLNSVPGEFLILDSYSKGAGGGTGESFNWDFVSKVTRKFLLAGGLNPENVASAIAKVKPFGVDVASGVESSPGQKDPQKIIDFIRNAKSVL
- a CDS encoding response regulator; the encoded protein is MKAGVAPNGRPYQVLIAENSRFQAKQLAQILESEGYQVIGFAENGKELVKLYDEHRLVDLITLDLNLPVMDGFATFFEIKEKGVLPRIVLVSEENTPAVLKYLVDEGAMDYIPKPVKREKVLEKVNAAIKKIPKV